The DNA sequence AAGTCTTGTAGTTTATTTACTACATCAAAATAACCGGTGGTACGCTCATCAATAATTTTCAATGCCCGCAAAATTGCAGGCAACAGATAAGGGTCTTTATCAGACATTTTCACCTGTACTCGGTGCCCACTCATAAAAACGGTGAGCAGATCATGAAAACCGACCAAAGGCAAATTGCCGGCCATCACCAAGCCTACTTGCTTCGAAACGGTGGTTTCAGGTACATCGTACTTCGCCAACCAAGCAGTCAGTTTTTCTGGCGATAGCATCTGGGTGGCAATCGCCTCAATGGCTTGTTGCTGGTTGGCTTCCGTAAACCAGCCATTATGAATGGCAGAACGTTTTATACTGGCTTGCAAAAAATCATCTTCGCCACTACTTAGCCATTCTCCCAAACGTAACAGTGCGTTAAATCTTTCCTCTTTATTCATGGTGCCCAATGCGTAAATGCGCTAATGCTTTTTTGCTTAATGTCCTGAGATAAGCTGCGTTACGCTCAGGGATTTCGTCAACTTCAGGAAACTGCGCTACCGCCTCTTCTACACTCTCTTCCCGCAACAAATGAAGCAGCGGAAAAGGAGAACGGTTGGTATAATTAGCCAGATCCTCCTGATCGCTATCGCCAAAATAAAAGTCGGGGTGGAATCCTACCAACTGGACCAGGCCTTCTGTCTTACTATCCACCAAAATGTCCTGGGTCCATTCCCAATAAGCCCAGAAATCATCAAACTCTGGAAATAAATTTGGGAAGACCAGCAGTGTTGTTTCCAGTTTTTGTCGATCCTCCGTCACCAGATCACTCAGCTCTTCCAGAAGTGCCCTCGTCAGTACTTCTTCTTCAGCAGCATCAACCACTCTGATCCTGATTCGTTCCTGCATAAATGGCCGCTTGGCAAAAGGGCAAATATTGTGACCGATCACAAAATGGGCAAGCCACGAATGGACAACTTCAGCTGGACTCATGGCATGTTGTTTTTACCAGCTTTACGCTGCGCGACATAGTCGCGCCAAAGCGTCATCGCGGCCTCAAAATCAGCAGGTAAATCCGACTCAAACAGCATACGTTCGCCCGTACGGGGGTGATCAAAACCAATGGATTTAGCGTGAAGTGCCTGACGAGGCATCGCATCAAAGATTTTTTCTACGTATTGCTTGTACTTGGTATAAACCGTTCCTTTCACTATTTTATCTCCTCCGTAGTGACGATCACTGAACAAGGGGTGCCCTAAATGCTGCATATGCACCCGAATTTGGTGGGTACGCCCCGTTTCCAAATTACACTTGACCAAGGTCGTGTAGTACATCCGCTCTATTACTTCGTAATGCGTAATGGCCAATTTGCCATCCTCTTCTTCTTCGTAAACGCGGTTGACACGTGGGTTGCGATCATCACGACCAACATAATTGGAAATTGTCCCTTTATCCTGTTCTAGATCCCCCCACACCAGGGCATAATAGGTACGCTCAATGGTGTGGTCAAAAAATTGTTTCGCCAGGTGAGTCATCGCTAAATCACTCTTGGCCACAACCATTAGGCCCGAAGTATCTTTGTCAATCCGGTGCACCAACCCAATGCGATTGTGCGCGTTCCCTTCCAATACCGGTAACTCTTTGCCAAAATGAAAGGCCAGTGCGTTGGCTAAGGTACCCGTCCAGTTTCCGACCCCGGGGTGCACCACCAAACCTGGTGGCTTGTGCAAAATCAGTAGGTCTTCGTCTTCGTAACGAATATCCAGCGTGATGTTCTCCGCCAATAAGGGCGAGTCTTCATTGTAATACTTGGGGAGCACCATCTTAATCAACTCCCCTGGTTTAACCTTATGGTTGGATTTGATTTGCTTATCATTCACGGTGATACTCCCGGCCTTGATGGCCTCTTGTATCCGATTCCGCGAAAATTGCATGCGCGTATGCAGAAATTTATCAATCCTTAGGGGTGATTGTTTACCATCCACCCTGATTTCGGAGATTTCGTACAAGTCATCACTTTCTTTATCTTCTTCCTGCATGTTGATCAACTATTGACTGGTGCAAAAGTAGTAATTTTGGCACTAGGTCAGTGCTTTTCACTGGTCATAGAATTCTTAATCTCAAGAAAAGCAATATGTCTGAGCAACCCATTGGCCCCGCTTCCATTAGTGCACGTGATCCGCAGTGGTCGGCGGGCAATCCTCCTCACCAATTACCCATTTATGCCGCTTCCTCCTTCACTTTCGAAAGTATCGAGCAAGGGATGGCCATTTTTGATGGAGAAACACCCGGTAATATCTATTCTCGTTTCGGCAACCCCACCATTGATGCCGTCGCCGATAAGATTGCGCGACTAGAGGGCCGAGGACTTCCCGGCGAAACTTATGGGCTTTTGACCAGTTCGGGGATGGCTGCTATTTCACTCATGGGCTTGGGCTTGTTGAGCCCTGGTGATAGTGTCTTGACACAGGCCGATTTATACGGTGGAACGGTAGCGCTTTTCCGCGACGTCTTCCAGCCATTGGGCATCAAAATGATCATCCACGATCTGCGCGACGAAGACGGGCTTACGCGCTTGCTGGAGGAGGATAGTAGTATAAAAATGATTTACACTGAAACGCCTTCCAACCCTATTTTACGCTGTGTAGATTTAGAAAAACTGGCGGCTTTCGCCAAAATGTACGACTGTATTACCGTCGTAGACAATACCTTTGCCACGCCGCTCTTACAACAACCCCTGGCTCTTGGTATTGACTTTGTCTTGCACTCTACCACCAAATACCTTAATGGGCACGGTACGGGCACTGCTGGCGTCTTGGTCAGCCAACATCTGGAGCTGATGAAGGAACGATTATTGCCCAAACTGCGCCTCTTGGGAGGAACGGCCAGCCCTTGGGAAGCCTGGCTACTCCACAACGGCATGAAGACCTTAGCTCTCCGGATGGAGCGCCATTGTCAAAATGCTCAGATGGTTGCAGAAATGCTTGTTGCAAATGATAAAGTTGAAGTCGTTCACTATCTCGGCCTGCCGGATCATCCCGATCACGAACTCGCCAAGTCCCAAATGCAAGGCCCCGGTGGGATGATCAGCTTTGAATTGACAGGTGGTTTAGAAGCAGGAAAGGATTTTCTTAACCGACTTAAATTTTGCACCCTCACCCCTACCCTTGGTGATGTAGATACCTTGATTCTTCATCCTGCAACCATGTCTCATCGGGCAATTGATCCCGAAGTGCGACGTGCCCACGGTATCAGTGATGGTCTGATTCGGATTTCCGTTGGGATAGAAGATGTGGCAGATATTTTGCATGATTTGGAGCAGGCGATTGGTGGGTAGTTAGATCATACACTACAACCTTTCCTTAACAAGAAACTAAGACCAGTTAACAGCCTTTAACCAAGCTGATTTTCCCTTTAACCATTTCTTAGCGAAGAAGATGGAAGGCCGCCGTTATCTTTGATTACATGGAGAAAGGATATAACCTATCTATTCTCAAGACAAATTTGACGCCCATAAATTCTTCAGTTATGAAACGTATCACCCCTGCCCTCGTTTACTTGATCCTTGTTTTGTTCACCTTCCAGTCTTGTGTGAGTGCCGAAAAGCTCGTTGAGACCGGCAATTATGATCAAGCCATTGCCCTGGCAAAGCGAAAGCTAAGTGGCAAGCAGCGTAAAAACCCCAAACTGGTGCTCGCAGCAGAAGAGGCATTCGCTAAAATCACTGTACGAGAAATGCGCGAATTGGAACGCTTACAGCGCGCCAATCGCGATGAAAACTGGGGCAGAATCAACGAAATAACCCGCAACATCCGCAAACGTCAAGAGGCACTTCGTCCATTACTTCCTCTGACGGATAAAAATGGCTACACTGCCACTTTTAATTTTGTCCAAGTAGATGCCCTTGAGGAAGAAAGCCGCGACAAAGCTGCCGCTTATCACTACCAGCAGGCTAACGACCTTTTGCGGCAAGCACAAAATGGCGACAAAGCTGCCGCACGCGCTGCTTATCGCGAGCTGGAAGAAACCCAGCGTTATTTTAGAAACTACCAAAATGCTACTGCCTTGCAACAGCGGGCTCACGAGCTGGGCATAACGCACATTCTGGTACGGGTAGAAAACAGTGCACCTGTAGTCACACCAGCTGCTTTTGAACAAAGGCTTGCACAGGTAAACACCGCTGGTCTGAATAACTTCTGGCAGCAGTACCATATTCGAGATAACCGTCAGTTTGACTTTGACTACGAGATCAAATTACGTATTACAGACATCATCGTGAGCCCTGAATTGGTGCGTGAACGCGAATATGTAGACACCAAAAATATCACTGATGGCTTCGAGTATGTCCTGGATAACAATGGTAATGTCGTGAAAGATTCTTTAGGCAACGACGTGAAAGTACCCCGCGAGATTACGGTCAAAGCTTGGGTCATTGAGACCTTGCAGCAAAAAGAAGCCAATGTGGAGGGTGTGGTAGAAGTTTACAATTTGCACACCAATCGCTTGGTTCGCTCTCAGCCATTGGCCGCAGCGGCAATATTTGAAAATTATGCTTCCACATTCCGTGGCGACAATCGTGCTTTGAGCAGAGATACCCGCAACAGAATCGGAAATCGGCCAGTGCCTTTTCCTAGCAATGAGGCACTTATCCTGCAAGCAGCCGATCAGCTGAAGCCAGCTTTACTTGATCGCATCCTGGATTACAACCATTTGGTGGAAGTTTAGGAAAGCATAAAGGATAGAAAAAAGAGGGTAGAAAGCACGCATTTCAAATTGCGAGTTCTCTACCCTCTTCTTTTAACCAAAAGCTAAAATTATTGCTGATTAGCGTTACTGTACCGCCTGAATCCTACGAAGGAATAGATTAGCAGAGCTAAGTTCTACGGGTACAATTTCAAAAGTCTCCCCGTCATCCATCTTCATGATGAGGTCTTTGACCTTCATCCCCTCCAGCTGCTGCATGAAGACCGTATTGTTGGAAGTGATACTGAGGATACCTTGCTTAAAGCCAAAGAAATAGAACAATCCGCTGGGTGATTTTAGATACACGTACAGGCGATCATCAGCGTCTGTACTTGGCATTTTCAACTCTACGTAGCATTCTACCTGTTTATTCAATGGAACACCACTGATGGAAATAATACCATTGTTTTTTTCCGTTGAAACGAATGACTGATAATCCTGGTGCCATTTCATAGGTAGCTTGCTAAACAGGAAATCGTAAGGATTTAACTTTTTGGGAACGTCTAACACCCCTAAACCTAAGCCAGCCAATGCGTCGTCGCGTTCCTTACCCGCTGGAAAAAGCTCTCTCACTGTTTTTTGATAGAATGCAATATCTGTCAAGTAACCAATTGCTCTTGATTCGAAAGAAGCCGACTCAAAGTCGTTTTGAACGATTTTCAAGAGGTTTTCAGGGATTCTCATCTTCAATCCCATCATCCATTCTGCATTAAAAGCAATTTGGGAGGGATCAAAAGCTACCGATGCTTCTGTTTCCTCTTCTTCTACCAGTGGTTCATCGGCGAGCATAATAGCACCTGTTTCTTCCACTTCTGGTTCCTCTTCCGGTGCGGGGGGAGGAAAAGCAGTTGTGGCCCTACCTGCTGCATCTACTTGCATATAACGCAACTCCGACCCTAAGGTGAATTTACCTTCTGCTTCTACACTTCCATCCACATTTTTAAACAGCATTTTATTGCCGACGATCTCGTTTCCAAGGATAATCGCAGAATCTCCAAGAATGAACTGATCCTTATCCTCCAGATACTTGATCACGCCCGTTGATAAATCCAGGATCTTGCGGTCTTTACGGAAGTAAAGAGGTGTGATGATTCGTGGATAAACCCTACTGAATTCTTTCGATAGAAACAAGCCAGAGAACAAGGGTTCATTTTCGTAGGAATTGGGGACATCATAATCAATGACCAAGTCATTTTTATCCCCCGCAAAACTTACCGTAAACCAATATTTATTAGGCAAATTCTCCGCGTTGAATCGGGCATAACCGTCAAAACGAAGGCTCTTTTCTTCCGCATCCAGGCTAATTGTGCCTCGGAACTGCGTTTTGTGATCAATAAAGAAAGTATCCGTCGGTTGAATTTCACCCGTTGCTCTGGTTACGGAAAGTTTCTCCTTATAACCTCCCTTTCCTATAGGCTGACCGATAATATTATCCAGTTCAAATTCTTGCTGGTGAGGTCCCACATTGTATTCGTAAAACCCACTGGCTTCGTACACTCTTCTGCCCTTGATATCTACCGTCGCTCGATTGATGACGTGGTATTTACTGGTGGTATCTGCAATGATTTTCGCATTTTCCAGTCGTGCCATTTCAGCATTCGCAGAGATTTCTATGTACTGGCTATCCGGGTAAATGAAAGCGTCAGAAGACACAATGTAATCTACACCATTAATAGCCAAGAGGCTGGTTTTCAAATCATACGTAGCTTCCTCTCCCCTGAACTGCAAGGAGTCTTGATCAGGATGTATAGACGTAAATAAGGCAGGGTTATCTTTATCCGACTCGAAAGTGATGGTACTGCCTTTCATATCCCAGTCAAACTTATTCATGGAAGTTGTGTACTGGTTATAAGGTAAGGTCGTAATGACGCTCTCATCGTTCGCCTCGAAATGCCCGACCCCTTCATCATAATCGAGTGAACCATTTACGTTATCTGTTTCCAGACCAAGTCGATCATCTACTTCAAGCACATTGATCTTGATCAGCATGGTGTCGGCAACTGCAGAGTTAGCCCCGAAGGAGAAAATGGTTGACTCCGCCTCTCCCAAACTCCATCCCAAACTTCCTGATCCTCGTAAGCCGGAGGGAGTTAATACCAGTGTTCCTTCCAACTGGTGATCGTTTTCTTGATAGAGCTCGAAAGGAGCTTCTGCGCTTTTTACAATCAAGCTATCACTGTAAGGTCGCCATTCCAGGTTTACCGCTTCCCCGTGTACTTCAGGCACGGGAATAGCTCCTACCCGATCTTCTTCCAAATCAAAGGCATCTGCACTTGCAGTGGTTCTTTTAGGCATAAAAGTAAAATCCTCTGCGTCGACTACTGCCTGCAAGTAGTTCAATCTTCCTTTACCGAGAAGGCCATTGTTATCCAGCTTCATTTCACCGGTAAAGGTTCCTTTATCATCGTAAGCAGGGTAACCTTCGGTTGGTGTTTCGGTACTAAAGCCCAAAGATTGGTCCTCTTGTAATACCAAGGTCTCTTTGATCTCTGGAAACATGCCATTACTGAAAAGCTTTCCTTTAAAGTGTACATCTTGAGGTCCGTATCGGTCCAGGTGATCAAAGCTAAAAGGTGCAATCTCGAAGTAAAAGGAATCGCGGGTATAAACCCCATCTTGGGTATCACTACGGTCATAAAAAACGTAGCTATTCCCCTTGCTCTGTAATGAAGGAAAGATAGGAATATCCTTACGACCAGACTTATTGTTGGGTGCATCCACCAATAGAACCCCTTGAAGATGTTCAATCCTGGAACCAATGCTAAAAGCTTCCGGCTTGTTGTTCTCATCCAGGTTCCCTGTAGGGACAAACAAATCAAAATAGCGCACGGAATCTAGATCGATTTGATTGCTCTCATACTGAAAATGGAAGTCTTTTCCTTCCATCACACTGTAACCAGCAAACAATTGACCATCGAAATCAAAATTTCGGTTACCCTTTAAGAAAACCTGATTTCCGGAAGGTAAAGTAGCTACTCGTTGAGGTTTACTGAAATCAATACGTTTCACCCCATTAAGAACTGTGTATCCATCGCCCAAACCAATAGAGGCGTTGATGGTATCCGTTTGAGAGACCAACTGTAGGTAATCATAATCTACATTTCCAGCATCCGCATTTACATAGTGGTATATTTTCTCTTTCATCTCAATCTCATCCGTTTCGGGATCATAAGCGATGAAGCCTTTGCTAACCAGATCGTAGATAAGTGGGCGGATATTTTCTACCGTAAATTTTGAATTCAGCCGGCTTGCTAGCAAAGAAGCCGACATGAAGTTGGTACCTTCCCTTTCTGCCGTTGCTTTCATAATCGCCAGCGGGTTGGCTGTCGCAATATTTTGCACCCGGTTGTATTCCCTGGGATCAAAATAATTAAGTGACTCGAAAACGACGTCTCCTTTATTTACAAAACTTGCCGTTGGACGACCAATGATAAGCGAATCTTCATTCAAAAACACCTTGATAAAATCTGCATCGATATTCATCTGGTGAAGACTATGGTAGAAAGGATACCGATCTGTCCCTTTTTTACCACGCGTAAGCTCCATACTAAGATCGCTCAAGTTTAATCGGACATTGACCGAAGGATGATAAAGACTATCTGCTCCCAGGTAAACAATAGAATTGACGCTTGAGCCAACAATACGATCCTGTTCTTTTATGGTAACCAGGTTTCCAACGCCTTGAAAACGCGGTTGATTCCGATCATTCAATACCAGTAGCTCGGCAGGCGCGTCTTTTGAGCCAAAAGCATAGACCGTTGCGCCGTGAAGTCGAAATCCTCCTCTCAATCTAACCCCTTCACGTACATTGGGAATATTGATATACCCCTCCGTTGATTCAAACCGTGGATAGGATGTCCGGCTGTCATCAGAAACCAATTTATCCGTAAAAGTCCCCTTGACCCGCTTATCTCCAAAGTACTGGGGATAAGTAAGATAAGCTACTTCTGCATCGTAAATACTGCGAATGGTTTCTACTTCGTAACGCTCCAAGTCTACAAAAACGGCGGATCCTAATTCTGTTCGCTGCCAAGTTGTTTTTCCCCCGCTGCCTTTCAGTACATTTTCTAGTGGATAGTAATCAAAATTGGTTTGATTGATCATGATCGTATCATCAGACCTCAGCCCGGTCAGATCAGCATTTTGCACCTTTAGGACAGGTTCTTTATCGTACGCCCAATCAAACTTTTCGGCAAACACAAACCAACTTACACTTGCTGGAGAATATTTGATGGCTTGTAAGCCAAAGAAGTCGTTAGAAAATTTCAAAAATGAACCAATGGTATTCACTGTAAAATTGGCATCATCCTTGAGCATACTTTCCAGAACTCGGTTCCAGGCAGTGAATTGTTCTGCGTACGCTGTATTTTGTTTGATGTTTATGAGCGTCTCCAGGTAATCCTGAAAATGGGGGCTAGCTCCAAGACGCTTTGAACGCATCAGTAGCCCTGTATTGGTAATTTGTGTTTGTTCTTCGGGCGTGAATGCACCAGAACTAAAGACTTCCGCAAAAGTTCTGTAAGCTTCTTCAACAGGCTTTGGCTTACCTTCGGTCATTAAAGTTTCTAATTCCGAAATAAACTCTGCCTGCACTTGGGCGGGTGAAAGCGTATCCTTGGCCATCTGAGCAGAAAGCAGGCCATGTCCTCCCAAAAAGAGAACACCCAATAGTAACAGTCGCAACATAATTATTCTTTTTTAATCCCTCCGATAGTGTAAGAGTAGCCAACCGTCTCTTTCTCGGGTCAACACTTTCTGCCAGCCTACCTCCGCAGCTTTTTGGTCAACTAAAGCTTGATCTTGCTGCAAAATACCTGACACTAGTAAATCCCCGCCGGCAACGGTCCTTGCGTATAACGCATCAAGGCTAGACAGTATTACGTTACGATTGATATTCGCCAGGATGACCTGATTATTGGTCGGAGGGACGGCACTAATATCTCCCGTAAAGACTTCGATACCCGTCACATCGTTGGCCTCCATGTTCACCAGGGTATTCTCCGTAGCAGCTTCTTCTATATCTACGGCGGTAATCGGGTGAGCACCCAATTTACTGGCAAGAATTGCTAAAATACCGGTCCCACAACCATAATCAAAGACCGACTTGCTGTTAAAATCCAATTCCTGCATCCGTTCCATGACCAGATAAGTCGTAGCGTGATGCCCTGTTCCGAAAGCCATTCGAGGGTGAATGGTAAGCTCGTATTCAACATCATCAAAAGAAGGATGAAACTCGGCTCGAATACCGACAAATGTTCCTACTTGAACAGGCTTGAAAGACGCCTCCCATTGTTCATTCCAGTTCTGGCCAGCAATAAACTCACGATCATAAGCGCAGCTATGCACGTCTGCGAGGATGGCAATTTGAGCTACGACTTCTTCACTCAAATCTGTAACATCTATATAAGCTAACAGCTCCTTTGTTTTCTCTTCAAAGCCAAGGACAGGAAGCAGGTTAAGTTGCTCAACCAATTCTTCCCTTTCATCACCTATTACCTTAAAGGAATAAGCCCAATAAGCATGCTTATCCATAAATGGCGTTTTGGCTCGCACTTAGCGTATTCATTAACAAAGAAACTACCGTCATCTGCCCTACTCCTCCAGGGACAGGAGTGATATAGCTGGCTTTGGGGCTAACTCCCTCAAAATCTACATCCCCTACGAGGCGATAGCCACGAGCCGCCGCAGGATCTTCAATCCGGTTGATACCCACATCAATAATAACCACTCCTTCTTTTACCATATCGGCGGTAATGGTATTAGGATGACCAATAGAGGCGATGAGAATATCGGCACGGCGGGTATGCTCGGCCAGATTTTCCGTACGGCTATGACAAAGTGTTACGGTAGCATCTCCAACCTTTCCTTTGCGGGAAAGAAGAATACTAATGGGTGTACCCACAATATTGGAACGGCCTACCACCACCACTTCTTTTCCCGAAGTAGGAATTTCGTAACGCTTTAAGATTTCAACGATTCCACAGGGTGTCGCGGGTAGGTAACAAGGCAACCCAAGGGCCATTCGACCAATATTAACTGGATGAAAACCGTCTACATCTTTGGCAGGATCAATTGCTAAAGTAACTTTTTCTTCATCAAGGTGCGCAGGCAGAGGCAATTGTACGATAAATCCATCGATACCATCATCATGATTTAATTCATGGATAATATGCAGCAATTCCGTTTCCGAAATATCGGCAGGCTTCTTGATGAGGGTAGAGTGGAATCCCACTTGTTCACAAGAACGCACCTTATTGCGAACATAGACCTGACTAGCTGGATTGTCTCCTACTAATACCGCAGCCAAATGAGGCACTTTCCCTCCAGCGGCAATTTGAGCAGTAGTTGCTTTTGCTAATTCATCTTTAATCTGGCGAGCCAGTAATTTTCCGTCCAATAATTCCATGCCTTCTTATTATTAAGCTGCAAAGATAAACTTTAGCTTTTGCTTAGCCGAACCACAAACAGCAATATTTCTTACTAATCGTCGGTAATTTACAATACTCGCGAATTTAGGTAAACGTGATCAACATTCTTTGCGCCAAGCAGCGAATAGATCCTAGCGAGGGTCTAAACCTCGAGGAAGGAAATATCAAATGTCGGGTAACTATCCGAATCTTATAAGGAAAACAGCGTAGTAATCGGAAATAAAAAAATACATTTGTCACCTGAGGATAGCGTATAAAACAAATGGGGGAATAATTAGGCTAATTAATCTGAGATGTTTACATTTGCTATGTACGTAGCAACTTTTCAAACTTCTCTTTACTGGATTCCCCGGTATTTATTTTGCCCTTCCCATGAACTGTACCCCAGTTCAATTTCCTGTATTTCTGACTGCACAGCAGCCAAGCTAGAGCTTTGTAACTCGTTAATTTGAAACAAAAAAGGTCATCCATGGGACAACTTTTACCCAGACACATCTGGACATTCCTGTTTTTTTTGGGAATCTGTTCTTTCAGTCTCTCTGCGCAGAGCTACCTAATGAACGGCAACCCTATCACCGATTGTCAAGGCTTTTTCCAGGACAGTGGAGGTGGTTCAGGTAGCTACGGCGTCAATGAAAACTTCACTACCGTTATTTGTAGTGATGGGACGGAGGGTACGCATATACAGCTAATATTTTCGAGTATCGATATTGGTGATGGAGAAACTATTACCTTTTACGATGCGAATAACCCTGATCCCAATTTTGCGTTCGACGGGGCCTTTCTCCTCGATCCTACTAATCCTTTCATCATTCAAGCTACTGCAGCCAATACCAGTGGTTGTATTACCGTCGTCTTCACCTCGGATGGAACAGATGAAGGAAATTCTGGCTGGAGCGCAGACATCAATTGTGTTGCCGCTTGCCAAATCATTCTGGCGGATTTGGTAAGTACCAATCCAATGGTTATGCCAGTTGATACAGGCTGGATAGATATTTGCCCTGGTGACCGAGTAGCTTTTACTGGCACGGGAATATATCCCCAAAACAACTTGGTCTATAATCATAGCAACCAGACCAGCACTTTCGAATGGGATTTCGGTAATGGTAATACGGCTATTGGCCCCAATGTTACCAACGTCTTTGATGAACCAGGTGGTTACATTGTGCAATTGGAGATCAGAGATCAATTTGGTTGTGAAAACACCAATTTCATTTCTCAGAGGATCAGGGTATCGCCCTACCCCACTTATCAGTTTGGTGGTGAACTTGACCCCACTATTTGTAGTGGTGATTCCATTCGTGTAACTTCTTCTATTGATGTGAACAGTAACTCCAATGTTACCGTTTTCCCCAATACCGGGACTTTTGCCCAGGCAGGTGTGCGTTCAGACACCCTTTTGCTACCGGATGGTAGTGGTGGTCAGTACCAGGAAAGCATCAGCTTTACGCAATTCCGCCCCGGAGCAACGTTGACAAACCCTTCAGATATCTGTTCGGTCACCCTCGACTTGGAACATTCTTACAGCGGAGACCTTGACATCGAACTCATTTGTCCAGACGGAACGTCTATTTTTATTTTGGACTTTCCATCAGGTTTAGGGTCGACCAATTTTGGAGAGCCTTTTGCTAGTAACCCTGTGGATGGGCAATCTAGTGATCTCACTCCGGGAATACCTTACACCTACACCTTTACAGAGACAGCCACCAATGGTACGCTGTCTCAATTTGATGGCATGGCGCCCAATTATACCTATACGACCGTGCCAAGTAACAATACAGGCAATACCTTCACCTATACGGATAGTTATTTCCCGGAAGGAGAATACCGACCCGAGGAAAGTTTCGCCAACTTCCTGGGTTGTCCACTAAATGGCGATTGGACCATTAGGGTTACCGACAATTTGGGGCTTGATAATGGCTGGTTGTTTGAGTGGAGTATCACTTTCAAAGATTACTTGTTTCCTGATGTTGAAACCTTTACACCTAACTTTGTCGATTATGGCTGGGAAACCAATCCTACTGT is a window from the Lewinella sp. LCG006 genome containing:
- a CDS encoding DUF1415 domain-containing protein: MSPAEVVHSWLAHFVIGHNICPFAKRPFMQERIRIRVVDAAEEEVLTRALLEELSDLVTEDRQKLETTLLVFPNLFPEFDDFWAYWEWTQDILVDSKTEGLVQLVGFHPDFYFGDSDQEDLANYTNRSPFPLLHLLREESVEEAVAQFPEVDEIPERNAAYLRTLSKKALAHLRIGHHE
- a CDS encoding RluA family pseudouridine synthase is translated as MQEEDKESDDLYEISEIRVDGKQSPLRIDKFLHTRMQFSRNRIQEAIKAGSITVNDKQIKSNHKVKPGELIKMVLPKYYNEDSPLLAENITLDIRYEDEDLLILHKPPGLVVHPGVGNWTGTLANALAFHFGKELPVLEGNAHNRIGLVHRIDKDTSGLMVVAKSDLAMTHLAKQFFDHTIERTYYALVWGDLEQDKGTISNYVGRDDRNPRVNRVYEEEEDGKLAITHYEVIERMYYTTLVKCNLETGRTHQIRVHMQHLGHPLFSDRHYGGDKIVKGTVYTKYKQYVEKIFDAMPRQALHAKSIGFDHPRTGERMLFESDLPADFEAAMTLWRDYVAQRKAGKNNMP
- a CDS encoding PLP-dependent aspartate aminotransferase family protein; this encodes MSEQPIGPASISARDPQWSAGNPPHQLPIYAASSFTFESIEQGMAIFDGETPGNIYSRFGNPTIDAVADKIARLEGRGLPGETYGLLTSSGMAAISLMGLGLLSPGDSVLTQADLYGGTVALFRDVFQPLGIKMIIHDLRDEDGLTRLLEEDSSIKMIYTETPSNPILRCVDLEKLAAFAKMYDCITVVDNTFATPLLQQPLALGIDFVLHSTTKYLNGHGTGTAGVLVSQHLELMKERLLPKLRLLGGTASPWEAWLLHNGMKTLALRMERHCQNAQMVAEMLVANDKVEVVHYLGLPDHPDHELAKSQMQGPGGMISFELTGGLEAGKDFLNRLKFCTLTPTLGDVDTLILHPATMSHRAIDPEVRRAHGISDGLIRISVGIEDVADILHDLEQAIGG
- the prmA gene encoding 50S ribosomal protein L11 methyltransferase translates to MDKHAYWAYSFKVIGDEREELVEQLNLLPVLGFEEKTKELLAYIDVTDLSEEVVAQIAILADVHSCAYDREFIAGQNWNEQWEASFKPVQVGTFVGIRAEFHPSFDDVEYELTIHPRMAFGTGHHATTYLVMERMQELDFNSKSVFDYGCGTGILAILASKLGAHPITAVDIEEAATENTLVNMEANDVTGIEVFTGDISAVPPTNNQVILANINRNVILSSLDALYARTVAGGDLLVSGILQQDQALVDQKAAEVGWQKVLTRERDGWLLLHYRRD
- the folD gene encoding bifunctional methylenetetrahydrofolate dehydrogenase/methenyltetrahydrofolate cyclohydrolase FolD; translated protein: MELLDGKLLARQIKDELAKATTAQIAAGGKVPHLAAVLVGDNPASQVYVRNKVRSCEQVGFHSTLIKKPADISETELLHIIHELNHDDGIDGFIVQLPLPAHLDEEKVTLAIDPAKDVDGFHPVNIGRMALGLPCYLPATPCGIVEILKRYEIPTSGKEVVVVGRSNIVGTPISILLSRKGKVGDATVTLCHSRTENLAEHTRRADILIASIGHPNTITADMVKEGVVIIDVGINRIEDPAAARGYRLVGDVDFEGVSPKASYITPVPGGVGQMTVVSLLMNTLSASQNAIYG